TCGCGGGCCTCCGTGCGGTGGCGCAGACGGCGCAGGGCGCTGCCGAACAGGAACTCCGTGCGGGCGCGTTCGAAGTCGCGGGTGCCGCCGGCGTGGAGGTCGAGGGCCGAGCGGTAGTGCTCGACCGCTTCCTCACCGGGCGCCAGCAGGGCGCGGCAGCGGGCGCTGAGAGCGAGGTCGTCGGGGCTGTGCACGGCCGTGGCCCAGCGGTGGTAGTCGGCGTGGGCGCCGCGGGCGATCCTCGTGTCGTCGGTGCGGACGGCGGCCTCCACGTAGTGCGGGGTGGCCAGGTGCCGGATCGCGCGGTGGCCGTGGCCGGGACCGAACCCTGCGAGGGCCCGCAGCCGGGCCGCCGCGCCCGCGAAGCGGCCGCCGGTGAGGTCGAGGAAGGCGAGCGCCCACTGGGCGAGTGCGGCGGGCAGGCCGAGGCCCCGGGCCAGGGCGTAGGACCGTGCGGCGGCGGCGCGTTCGCGGCAGACGTCGGCGTCGCCCGTGATCGCCGCGAACATGGCGAGGGCGGCCTGGAGATGACAGGCGCCGTTGTCCTGGCCGGTGGCGTACGCCTGGTGCAGTGCCTCGGTCGCGGCGGCCTGTCCGGCCTGCGGGCGGCCGGTCCAGAAGTCGGCGTAGACACGGAACTCCATGGCCTGCGCCATGGCGCCCGTCGCGCCCCGGGCGCGGGCGGAGGCGGTGGCCCGGAGGGTCGCCGTGGCGGCGCGGGTGTGGTCGCCGAGCATCAGGGCGGCGATGCCTGCGTGGACGAGGAGGGTGGGGTCGCCGCCGGGTCCGCAGCGCCCGGCGGCCGCCTGGAGGAGGTCGCGCGCGTCCTCGTACCGCCCCTCGAAGGCTGCCGCGAGGCCCCCGAGCGTGCCGGGCGGGGTGATGCCCAGGCGCCCGGCGACCCGGGCGGCCTCCCGGCAGCGGCGCAGGTCACCGGTGTACACGGCCGCTTCGGCGGCGTGAGCGAGGAGCAGTTCCGCCGGGTCGCAGGACGCCTCGTCCTGTGCCACCGCTCCGTGTGACGCCGCACGGTCACCCGGTGTCCCGCCCGGCCGTGGGGAATCGTTCCCTCTCGTGGGTCTCGCGCGTCGCGCCGCTGCCCCGAGGAGCGCGTCGAAGGCCTCCGTGGCGTTGCCCGTGCGCAGCGCGAGCAGGCCCGAGAGGGCGTCGTCCGCCGCGCCCTCGGCCGCGAGACGGCGGGCCCGGTCGCCGTCACCGGCCTGCCAGGCGTCGGTGGCGGCACGTGTCACCAGACGGGCGCGCTCCGGGGAATCCGGACAGAGCGCGGCGGCACGCTCCAACAGGGCCCGCGCCAGGGCGAGTCGGCCGGTGCGGCGGGCCGTGTCCGCGGAGCCCCGGAGCTCCGCCGCAAGCCGTCCGCTGGGGCCGAGGGCGCCCGCGCCGCGGTGCCAGGACCGCCGAGGGGCCTCGTCGTCGCCGTGCAGCACGCGGGCCAGCAGCCGGTGGACGTCACGGCGGTCGGCCGAGGAGCCGGCCTCGTAGGCGGCGATCCGTGTCCAGGCGTCGCGGAAGACGACACCGCCGGCCCCCGAGTGCGCCACGCCGACCGTCTCGGCCCTCTCCAGCGGCCGGGTGTCGAGGCGGGCGGCGGCGGTGGCACGGAGGAACGCGTGGGTGGCGACCGGGTACTGGTCGGCCGCCGCGAGGAGCAGCAGAAGGCGGGTGTCGTCGGGCAGGGCCCGGATCTCCGCGCGCAGTGCGCGCAGCAGTGCGGGGGCGAGGTCGGCGGGTTCGGTGGGAAGCGGGTCCAGACCCGCCGCCTGACGCTCCGTCAGCAGCGTCACGAGTTCGGCGGCGGCACGCGGGTCGCCGTGCACGGAATGCAGCAGCCGCACCCTGACGCCCTCGGGAAGCGCCGGGAGCACGCGCCGCGGTGGCGAAGTACGGGGCTGAGGCGGGGGGTTCACCGGAGTCACCACGACATTCACGTTACTGGCGAGTTAATTCACCCGTAAAGACCGGCGATTTCGCCGATGCGGCACGCGTAGACCCGCCGGACACTCCTGGCAACCCCACCCGTTTCAGGAGGCATCATGAGGCGCTGCACGCGTCGCATCGCCACGGTCGTATCGGCCGTCACGGCACCGCTCCTTCTGTCCCTCTCCCTCTCCGCGACCCCCGCTCACGCGGCCACCCACAACCCGATCGTCTTCGTGCACGGCATCAGCAGTGACGCGAGCAGCTGGGACGACTGGATCGCCGACTTCAAGGCCGACGGCTACAGCGCCTCCGAGCTGGACGCCTGGACCTACAGCTGGTCGCAGTCGAACGTCACCACCGCCCAGCAGCTGGCCACCGAGATCCAGCGGGTGCTCAAGGCGACCGGTGCCTCGAAGGTCGACCTGGTCACCCACTCGATGGGCGCGCTGAGCGCCCGCTACTACCTGAAGAACCTCGGCGGTACGGCGTACGTGGACGACTTCGTCTCGGCAGCCGGCGTCAACCACGGGACGACCACGGCCGCCTGGTGCGCGTGGCTCTACACCTCGTGCGCGCAGATGAACACCGGCAGCTCCTTCCTCACCGCCCTCAACTCGGGTGACGAGACGCCGGGCAGCGTCGCGTACGCCAGTTACTGGTCGAACTGCGACGACGCACTCACCCCGGACACCACGGCGATCCTGAGCGGCGCGACGAACGTCGAGGTCGGCTGCATCTCGCACACCGACATGAACAACGACTACGGCGTCTACGGACAGGTGCGCGACTTCGTGCGGTGAGCCGCCGGCGGGGGTGCGACGGGGTCCCGCGGGGGACACTCACGGTAGGACCAGTCCTGCGAGGGAGGCTGTCATGCCGCTACGGTCCACCGACACCGGCAAGGTGTCCCGGGATCCCGTCCACCATCCGCTGTTCGCCCGGTACTACGCCCGGGTCAGTGTCGCCGCCGAGACCAGAATGGGCATGGCGGGTGTGCGCGGGCGGCTGCTCGCCGGGCTGTCCGGGCGGGTGATCGAGATCGGCGCGGGCAACGGTCTGAACTTCGCGCACTATCCGGGCGAGGTCTGCGAGGTGGTGGCGATCGAACCGGAGCGCAACCTGCGGCGGTTGGCGGTGGAGTCCGCCCTGCGCTCGGAGGTACCGGTCGACGTGGTGCCCGGGGCCGCGGAGGCGCTGCCGGTCAAGAGCGAGGCCTTCGACGCCGTGGTGATCTCGCTGGTCCTGTGCAGTGTGCGCGATGTGCCGCGTGCACTCGGCGAGGTGCGGCGGGTGCTGCGGCCCGGCGGGGTCGTGCGGTTCTTCGAGCACGGCAGCGGTGGCGGCCCGGCGATGCGCCTCACCCAGCGCGCCCTGGACCGCACGGTGTGGCCCCCGCTCAACGGCGGCTGCCACCTGGGCCGCGACCCGGTCGGAGCGCTGCGGGACGCCGGGTTCGAACTCGGCCCCTACCGGCGGGTGTTGATGCCGGAGAAGGGACCCAGGCTGCCTACGTCCTTCTGCGTGCTCGGCACCGCGTGGCGGCCGCCGGCGGCGGAGCGCTGATCACAGGGTCCACTTCCTCAGCTCGCGCGCGATGTCGAGCACCGAGACGTCGCCCTTCTTGGCCACCTTGGCGAGGTCACGGACGAGTTCGGGCGAGGTGACGACCCTGAGCCCGCTCGCGACGAGATAGGCGTAGGCGACGGCACACGCGAACAGCGCGTTGGTGCGCTCCAACGCCGGGACATGGATGAGGAGTTGCAGCAGTGAGGCGGCGCGCATGTGCGGGCTGTCGTAGACCGGGATGTCGAAGATCTCCGCCTGGTGCCGCGCCACGGCGGCGACCAGGGCACCCCAGTCGGTGACCTGGGGGTCGCCCGGGGTCTTCTGCTCGGCGAGCATCAGGAGCCAGGCCAGATCGATGTGCAGATCGCTCAACGAGCCTCGTGTTCCTTGCCGAATTCCTCCACGAAGACGGATTCGTACTGCTTCATGAAGTCGGCCGCGGCCTCCACGAAGGCCTGGCCCGCCTCGCCGGTGTCTTTCATGACCAACTCCTCGATGTAGCGGTTGACGCTCACGCCACGGGCGAGGGCACGATCACGGGCGGCACGGGCGGTGCCCTCGTCCACCCGCACGTTCAACTGAGTCTTCGCCATACCTTGAAGCTAGCGCCGAAACGCTAGCATGCGCAAGAGGGTCCTCCCCTGGGTGGAATATGTCCCTTACATCGATACCGGGGGCCCGACCTGGGGTGGAGAAGGTCTCGACCGCGCGAGGGATACCGGGTGTGGGGTGGATCACATTACGCTCGGCCGGGCGGGAAGCCACGCCGTCCACGAGCGAGGAGAGAGCCTTGTCCACAGCTGCAGCCGAGCACGCCCCCGGTGCCGTTCCGGCCGACGGGACCGCGGCCCGTGCCCGCGGTCTGACCAAGGCGTACGGCTCGGGAGAGACGGCCGTCCTCGCCCTGGACTCGGTGGACGTGGACATCGCGCGCGGCCGGTTCACCGCGATCATGGGCCCCTCGGGCTCCGGGAAGTCCACGATGATGCACTGCCTCGCGGGGCTCGACACCGTGTCGGCCGGTCAGGTGTGGCTCGGCGACACCGAGATCACGGGGCTGAAGGACCGCGAGCTGACCCGGCTGCGCCGGGACCGGATCGGGTTCATGTTCCAGTCGTTCAACCTGATCCCGACGCTGAACGCGGCCGAGAACATCACCCTGCCCATGGACATCGCGGGCAAGAAGCCCGACGAGAAGTGGCTGGACCAGGTCATCGACACGCTGGGCCTGCGGGACCGGCTCAAGCACCGGCCCTCGCAGCTCTCCGGCGGTCAGCAGCAGCGGGTCGCGTGCGCGCGGGCGCTCGCCTCCCGGCCCGAGCTGATCTTCGCGGACGAGCCGACCGGCAACCTCGACTCACGGGCGGGTCTGGAGGTCCTCGGCTTTCTGCGCGAGGCCGTCGACCAGCTCGGACAGACCGTCGTCATGGTCACCCACGACCCGGGGGCGGCGACCCACTCCGACCTGGTGCTCTTCCTCGGGGACGGGCGGATCGTGGACAGCATGGAGCGGCCGACGGCGGAGGCGGTGCTGGAGCGTATGAAGCGTTTCGACGTGATCCGCGGCCAGTTCGAGGGCTCACCGGAGTCCTCCGGCCCACCGAGCCCGCCCGGCTCGCCTCAGGACAGCGGCTCCGGTGACGTGACCCTCGACAAGGACTGAGCCCGTGCTGAAGGCGACACTGCGGAGCTTTCTCGCGCACAAGGGACGGCTGCTGCTCTCCGCGCTGGCCGTCGTGCTGTCCGTGGCCTTCGTGTCGGGAAGCCTGATCTTCTCCGACACGCTGAGCCGCACCTTCGACCGGCTCTTCGCCTCGACCGCCCCCGACCTCACCGTCAGCCCCAAGGAGGACCTGCGCGAGGCCATCCCGTCCGGGACGACGGCCACCCTGCCGGCCGCGCTCGCGGCACGCCTGGCCGAGGTCGACGGGGTCGCCGCCGCGCGCTTCGACGCCGAGGACGACGGCATCACCGTTGTCGACTCCCACAACAAGTCGATCGGCTCGACCACCGGCGCCCCCACCATCGGCACCGACTGGAACCCCACCGAGCGCAGCCCCCTGAAGCTCACCTCCGGCCATGCCCCGCACGGCCCCTCCGAGGCGCTGCTCGACTCGGAGACCGCCGACCGCAAGGACCTGCGCATCGGTGACCCGCTCACCGTGATCGCGGGACCGGGTTCGTTCAAGGTCCGGATCGTCGGCATCGCCACCTTCACCACCACCAACCCCGGTGCCTCGCTGCTGTTCCTCGACCCGCCGACCGCGCAGACGAAGCTGCTCGGCTCCTCGACGGCCGCCACCAGCATCTCCGTGGACGCCGCCGAGGGGGTGAGCAACGACCGGCTCAAGCAGCACGTGGCCGCCGCGCTCGGCACGGGCACCTACGAGTACCGGACGGCGGAGGAGCAGGCGAAGTCCGACGTCGACCAGCTGGGTGGATTCCTCGACGTCGTCAAGTACGTCATGCTCGGCTTCGCGGGCATCGCCGTCATGGTCGGTGTCTTCCTGATCGTCAACACCTTCTCGATGCTGATCGCCCAGCGCACGCGTGAGTTGGGCCTGCTGCGCGCACTCGGCGCCGACCGCCGTCAGGTCCGCCGCTCGGTGCTCACCGAGGCGCTCCTGCTCGGCCTGGTCGGCTCCACGGTCGGGCTCGGCACGGGCATCGGGCTGGCTGTGGGACTGATCGCGCTGATGAACGCCTTCGGCATGAACATCCGCACCGGCGAGATGGTCATCGGCTGGGGAACACCCGTCGCGGCCTACGTGGTCGGCGTGGGCGTCACCTTCGTGGCGGCCTATCTCCCGGCCCGGCGGGCTGCGGGCGTCTCACCGATGGCGGCCCTGGCGGACGCCGAGATCGCCGACATCGGACGGCCGTTGAAGGTCCGCGCGATCGTGGGCGGCCTGGTGGGAGCGGTGGGCGCGGCCGCACTCGTCGGGTGCGCGCTCGCGTCGAAGACCGCGTCGGCGGCCTCTTTCCTGGGCCTCGGCGTCGTCCTGACCCTCCTGGCGACCGTGATCGCCGGTCCCCTGCTGGTGCGGCCGGTGATCCGGGTGCTGGGCGGGGCCTTCCCCGCACTGTTCGGTCCGGTCGGGCGGATGAGCCAGCGCAACGCCCTGCGCAACCCCCGCCGCACGGGTGCCACCGCGGCCGCCCTGATGGTCGGCCTGGCCCTGGTCGGCGGGATGTCCGTGGCGAGCGCGTCCATGTCCAAGTCCTTCGACGAGCAGATCGACAAGACGCTGGGCGCCGACTTCGTCGTGCAGAACGGCAACTTCCTGCCGTTCCCGCAGGAGGTCACGGACGCGGTGCGCGACACCGACGGCGCCGGGCTCGTCGTACGGTCGCGGTTCGCACCGATCGCCGTACGGCTGCCGGACGGCAAGCGGGTCGAGACGACCGCCGCGGGGTACGACCCGCAGCTCGACGACGTCGCCCACATCACCTACGCGCAGGGCGACACCGCGGCCGCGCTCGCCTCCGGGCACCTGGCCATGGACCTGGGCTTCGCCCGCGACCACGACGTGAAGGTCGGCAGCAGGGTCCCGGTCGAGTTCCAGGGCGGACGCAGGACGGAACTGACGGTGGGCGCCCTCACCGACCAGGGCTCCTCGGGCGGGTTCGGGACGCAGGGCGGCATCTACTTCGGCCTGGGCACGCTGGAGCGGTTCGCGCCGGGCGGCCAGGACTCCGCGCTGTACGTGAACGCCGCCTCCGGGACCGGCGCGGACCGGCTGCGCGCAGGCCTGGAGAAGACGCTCGACCCGTATCCGCAGGTCCAGGTACGCGACCTCGCCGACTACAAGGATCTCGTCCACGACCAGATCGCGGTGCTGCTCTATCTCGTGTACGCGCTGCTCGGACTCGCGATCGTCATCGCGGTGCTCGGCGTGGTCAACACGCTTGCCCTGTCGGTCGTGGAACGCACCCGGGAGATCGGGCTGCTGCGCGCCATCGGGCTCGCCCGGCGTCAGCTGCGCCGGATGATCCGTCTGGAGTCGGTGGTGATCGCGGTGTTCGGCGCGGTCCTGGGACTGTCGCTGGGGCTGGTGTGGGGCGTGTGCACCCAGCAGGTGCTGGCGTTGCAGGGCCTGAACGCGCTGGCGATCCCCTGGGGCACGATCGTCGCGGTCGTCGTCGGCTCGGCGGTGGTGGGCGTCGTGGCGGCGCTGCTGCCGGCGTTGCGTGCATCGCGCATGAATGTACTGGCCGCGATCGCGCACGAGTGAGGTAATGGCGGGCATACAACTCAAGTCGCTTACCGCTGAGGAGAGTTCATGCCGCGCCCCTTCCGCTTCGCCGTCAACCTGACCACTGCCTCCACCGACGAGGACTGGCGCACCAAGTGCCGGCGGGCCGAGGAACTCGGGTACGACGTGATCCTGGTCCCGGATCATCTCGGCAAGGTCGCGCCGTTCCCGGCGCTGGTCGCGGCGGCGCAGGTCACCGAGCGGCCGCGGCTCGGCACGTTCGTGCTCAACGCGGGCTTCTGGAACCCGGCGCTGCTCGCCCGTGAGGTGGCCACGGTGGACGCTCTCACCGGCGGCCGCCTCGAACTCGGCCTGGGTACCGGATATGTGCAGTCCGAGCACGACCGGGCCGGGCTGCCCTTCGGTTCGGCGGGCGAGCGGGTGGACCATCTGCGGCGCACGGTCGAGGAGCTGGAGCGGCTGCTGTACTCGGTGGACCATGTGCCGCGTCCGGTGCAGCTGCCCCGGGTGCCCCTGCTGATCGGCGGTATCGGCAACCGGATGCTGAAGCTGTCCGCCGAGCACGCGGACATCGCAGCCTTCACGGGGGCGACCCTGGTGCCGGGGAACACGACCGGGAAGCTGACCCCGACCACCGCCGAGGAACTCGACGAGCGTGTCGCGCGCTATCGGCAGCTCGCCGCGGGCCGCAAGGAACCGGCCGAA
This is a stretch of genomic DNA from Streptomyces sp. NBC_00285. It encodes these proteins:
- a CDS encoding esterase/lipase family protein; this translates as MRRCTRRIATVVSAVTAPLLLSLSLSATPAHAATHNPIVFVHGISSDASSWDDWIADFKADGYSASELDAWTYSWSQSNVTTAQQLATEIQRVLKATGASKVDLVTHSMGALSARYYLKNLGGTAYVDDFVSAAGVNHGTTTAAWCAWLYTSCAQMNTGSSFLTALNSGDETPGSVAYASYWSNCDDALTPDTTAILSGATNVEVGCISHTDMNNDYGVYGQVRDFVR
- a CDS encoding LLM class F420-dependent oxidoreductase, giving the protein MPRPFRFAVNLTTASTDEDWRTKCRRAEELGYDVILVPDHLGKVAPFPALVAAAQVTERPRLGTFVLNAGFWNPALLAREVATVDALTGGRLELGLGTGYVQSEHDRAGLPFGSAGERVDHLRRTVEELERLLYSVDHVPRPVQLPRVPLLIGGIGNRMLKLSAEHADIAAFTGATLVPGNTTGKLTPTTAEELDERVARYRQLAAGRKEPAELNLLLQTVVVTDDREAEAAPFLHRLPDLTLQQALDLPIMLIGTVEEIVTQVLAQRDRYGFTYLTVLEASMEAFAPVMAELRGR
- a CDS encoding ABC transporter ATP-binding protein, which gives rise to MSTAAAEHAPGAVPADGTAARARGLTKAYGSGETAVLALDSVDVDIARGRFTAIMGPSGSGKSTMMHCLAGLDTVSAGQVWLGDTEITGLKDRELTRLRRDRIGFMFQSFNLIPTLNAAENITLPMDIAGKKPDEKWLDQVIDTLGLRDRLKHRPSQLSGGQQQRVACARALASRPELIFADEPTGNLDSRAGLEVLGFLREAVDQLGQTVVMVTHDPGAATHSDLVLFLGDGRIVDSMERPTAEAVLERMKRFDVIRGQFEGSPESSGPPSPPGSPQDSGSGDVTLDKD
- a CDS encoding fic family toxin-antitoxin system, toxin component, whose protein sequence is MSDLHIDLAWLLMLAEQKTPGDPQVTDWGALVAAVARHQAEIFDIPVYDSPHMRAASLLQLLIHVPALERTNALFACAVAYAYLVASGLRVVTSPELVRDLAKVAKKGDVSVLDIARELRKWTL
- a CDS encoding ABC transporter permease gives rise to the protein MLKATLRSFLAHKGRLLLSALAVVLSVAFVSGSLIFSDTLSRTFDRLFASTAPDLTVSPKEDLREAIPSGTTATLPAALAARLAEVDGVAAARFDAEDDGITVVDSHNKSIGSTTGAPTIGTDWNPTERSPLKLTSGHAPHGPSEALLDSETADRKDLRIGDPLTVIAGPGSFKVRIVGIATFTTTNPGASLLFLDPPTAQTKLLGSSTAATSISVDAAEGVSNDRLKQHVAAALGTGTYEYRTAEEQAKSDVDQLGGFLDVVKYVMLGFAGIAVMVGVFLIVNTFSMLIAQRTRELGLLRALGADRRQVRRSVLTEALLLGLVGSTVGLGTGIGLAVGLIALMNAFGMNIRTGEMVIGWGTPVAAYVVGVGVTFVAAYLPARRAAGVSPMAALADAEIADIGRPLKVRAIVGGLVGAVGAAALVGCALASKTASAASFLGLGVVLTLLATVIAGPLLVRPVIRVLGGAFPALFGPVGRMSQRNALRNPRRTGATAAALMVGLALVGGMSVASASMSKSFDEQIDKTLGADFVVQNGNFLPFPQEVTDAVRDTDGAGLVVRSRFAPIAVRLPDGKRVETTAAGYDPQLDDVAHITYAQGDTAAALASGHLAMDLGFARDHDVKVGSRVPVEFQGGRRTELTVGALTDQGSSGGFGTQGGIYFGLGTLERFAPGGQDSALYVNAASGTGADRLRAGLEKTLDPYPQVQVRDLADYKDLVHDQIAVLLYLVYALLGLAIVIAVLGVVNTLALSVVERTREIGLLRAIGLARRQLRRMIRLESVVIAVFGAVLGLSLGLVWGVCTQQVLALQGLNALAIPWGTIVAVVVGSAVVGVVAALLPALRASRMNVLAAIAHE
- a CDS encoding class I SAM-dependent methyltransferase → MPLRSTDTGKVSRDPVHHPLFARYYARVSVAAETRMGMAGVRGRLLAGLSGRVIEIGAGNGLNFAHYPGEVCEVVAIEPERNLRRLAVESALRSEVPVDVVPGAAEALPVKSEAFDAVVISLVLCSVRDVPRALGEVRRVLRPGGVVRFFEHGSGGGPAMRLTQRALDRTVWPPLNGGCHLGRDPVGALRDAGFELGPYRRVLMPEKGPRLPTSFCVLGTAWRPPAAER
- a CDS encoding LuxR C-terminal-related transcriptional regulator; this translates as MLPALPEGVRVRLLHSVHGDPRAAAELVTLLTERQAAGLDPLPTEPADLAPALLRALRAEIRALPDDTRLLLLLAAADQYPVATHAFLRATAAARLDTRPLERAETVGVAHSGAGGVVFRDAWTRIAAYEAGSSADRRDVHRLLARVLHGDDEAPRRSWHRGAGALGPSGRLAAELRGSADTARRTGRLALARALLERAAALCPDSPERARLVTRAATDAWQAGDGDRARRLAAEGAADDALSGLLALRTGNATEAFDALLGAAARRARPTRGNDSPRPGGTPGDRAASHGAVAQDEASCDPAELLLAHAAEAAVYTGDLRRCREAARVAGRLGITPPGTLGGLAAAFEGRYEDARDLLQAAAGRCGPGGDPTLLVHAGIAALMLGDHTRAATATLRATASARARGATGAMAQAMEFRVYADFWTGRPQAGQAAATEALHQAYATGQDNGACHLQAALAMFAAITGDADVCRERAAAARSYALARGLGLPAALAQWALAFLDLTGGRFAGAAARLRALAGFGPGHGHRAIRHLATPHYVEAAVRTDDTRIARGAHADYHRWATAVHSPDDLALSARCRALLAPGEEAVEHYRSALDLHAGGTRDFERARTEFLFGSALRRLRHRTEARDRLHSALEAFDQFGAPHCAAQARAELRALGAPAAPRHAVDPTARLTAQQLLVARMVAEGATNREIGARLALSPRTIDHHLRGVFSRLGIRSRVELVRLIAQSEAS
- a CDS encoding antitoxin, which produces MAKTQLNVRVDEGTARAARDRALARGVSVNRYIEELVMKDTGEAGQAFVEAAADFMKQYESVFVEEFGKEHEAR